A region of Vigna radiata var. radiata cultivar VC1973A chromosome 6, Vradiata_ver6, whole genome shotgun sequence DNA encodes the following proteins:
- the LOC106763572 gene encoding transcription factor MUTE-like, with translation MEPQKTPLIDDSLFDIFKDTEFGDTHFGGGDLLSILENLQDSKDFAPINDNAVIINPTSKENELMESRKVSISSSVPQNFETELEISPETKTNKLSPTLPEEPQKVSHITVERNRRKQMNYNLSVLRSLMPSFYAKRGDQASIIEGVVDYINELQQLLQCLEAKKQRKVYSDVLSPRLVSSTRPSPLSPRINLPISPRTPQPGSPYKPSYLSPTIPNSPTSSASSSINDNIKELVANSKSVIADVQVKFSGPHLLLKTVSPPIPGQALRIISALEDLALEILHVNINIADETMLNSFTIKIGIECQLSAEELAQQIQQTFY, from the exons ATGGAACCCCAGAAAACTCCATTAATAGATGACAgcttatttgatattttcaaaGATACAGAGTTTGGGGACACTCACTTTGGTGGAGGAGACCTCCTTTCCATCTTGGAGAACCTACAGGACTCGAAAGATTTTGCCCCCATCAACGATAATGCTGTTATTATCAACCCAACTTCCAAAGAAAACGAGCTAATGGAGTCCCGAAAGGTCTCAATATCTTCGAGTGTTCCACAGAATTTTGAAACTGAGCTTGAAATCTCACCCGAAACCAAGACAAACAAGCTTAGCCCCACCTTGCCAGAGGAACCACAGAAGGTGTCTCATATAACAGTGGAGCGCAACCGAAGAAAGCAAATGAATTACAACTTGTCCGTATTGAGGTCGCTTATGCCTTCCTTCTATGCCAAACGG GGAGACCAAGCATCAATAATTGAAGGTGTGGTTGATTACATCAATGAGTTGCAACAGTTGCTACAGTGCCTAGAGGccaagaaacaaagaaaagttTACAGTGATGTACTAAGCCCTAGGCTAGTTTCAAGCACAAGGCCTTCACCACTAAGCCCTAGAATAAACCTACCCATTAGTCCAAGGACTCCACAGCCTGGCAGCCCTTACAAACCTAGTTACCTTTCTCCAACTATACCCAACTCTCCTACTTCTTCGGCTTCTTCTTCAATCAACGATAATATCAAAGAGCTTGTTGCCAATTCCAAGTCTGTTATCGCCGATGTTCAGGTCAAGTTTTCAGGTCCACATCTTCTTCTCAAGACAGTTTCACCACCAATTCCTGGACAGGCTCTCAGAATAATATCAGCACTTGAAGACCTAGCACTTGAAATCCTCCATGTCAACATCAACATTGCTGATGAAACCATGCTCAACTCATTCACTATTAAG ATTGGAATTGAATGCCAACTCAGTGCCGAAGAACTCGCTCAACAAATCCAGCAAACATTCTACTAA